The DNA window AGCCCTGGCCGAAGCCGAGGCTGCCGAGGTCCTCGGCCGAGATGTGGGCCACTCCGTGCGCGGTGCGCCGGATGGTGGCCTCGTAGGGCCCGTCGGCGGCCGTGGCGTCGGTGTCCCCGCCGGCGTCGCCTCCCCCGCCGTCGTCGCTCGAGCAGGCCGCTCCCAACAACAGCAGCGAGACGAGCAGGGCCAGGAACTTCCCCCCGGTGCGCATGACGCCAGTCTGACCGACCCGGCCGGCGCCCGGGGCACGGCCGCCCCCTTTTCATCGGTTGCCCAAGATAGATAGGACGTCCTATCCTTTCTGCGTGGCCACCCAGGGGGAACGGCGGGCCGACACCCGCCGCCGGCTGCTGCTCGCCGCAGCGGAGCTCTTCGCGGAGCGCGGCGTCGACGGCACCTCCATCGACGCCATCGCCGAGCGGGCCGACCGCACCTCCGGTGCGGTGTACGACCACTTCGGCGGCAAGGCCGGGGTGCTCTTCGCCCTCCTCGACACCTGGGTGGAGGAGCTCGGCGTGGTGATCGGGGCCGAGCTGGCCACCGCCACCACCCTCGAGGAGCGCCTCGGCGTGCTGTGGCGCAACGTGTCCGAGCCGGTCGTGGGCGGCGACCGCTGGATCAGCCTCGAGCTCGAGCTGTGGACCCACGCGGCCCGCAACCCCGACGCCCGCGAGCACCTGGTGCGCCGCTACCGCGGCGCCTGGCGAGGCATCGTCGCCCTCGCCGACCGGTCGGGAGACGCCTCTCCTGAGGTTGGCCCCGCCGTCATCGGGGTGCTGCTGGGCCTCGAGCTCATGCGCCGCGTCGACCCCGCCACCGTCACCGATGAGCTCGCCGTCAGCGCCCTCGTGGGCGTCGTGGCGGGCACCACCCATGCGATCGACCCCATGACAGGAGCAGCAACCTCATGACCATGACCGAGCTCGAGGGGATCGACCTCCTCGCCGAGACCTGGGGCCGGGGCATCCCCCACGACCAGTTCGACCGCCTCCGCCGCGAGGCCCCCGTCTACTGGCACCCCGAGCCCGACGACACCGGGTTCTGGGCCGTCACCAAGCACGCCGACGTCCGCCAGATCAGCCACGACTGGGAGACCTTCTCCAGCGAACTGGGCGCCACCTTCATCCCCACCCAGGACGAGGAGTCGATGGCGCAGCTCAGCCTGTCGATCCTCAACATGGACCCGCCCAAGCACAACCGGGTCCGCCGCCTCGTCTCGCGGGCCTTCACGCCCCGGATGGTGGCCCGGCTGGTCGAGGACATCGAGCAGCGCGCCGAGCGGGTCATCGACGACGTCATCGACCGTGGCGAGGCCGAGTTCGTGTCCGAGATCGCCGGCCAGGTCCCCGTCCAGATGATCTGCGAGATGATCGGCCTGGAGAAGGAGGAGTGGCCGCGCATGTTCGAGGCCTCGAACCTCCTCATCGGGTCTCGTGACGACCCCGAGTACGCCCACGTCAACCCCGAGCTGGCCTCCATGGAGGTCTACGCCCTGTGCGACGCGGTCGCCGAGGACCGCCGCCAGAACCCCCGCGACGACCTCATGACCGCCCTCGTCGAGGCCGAGCTCGACGGCGAGCGCCTCGACAACATGGAGCTGAACCTCTTCTTCATCAGCCTCGTCGTGGCCGGCAACGAGACCACCCGCAACCTCATCAACCTCTCGCTGCTGGCGCTGCTGGACAACCCCGACCAGGCCCAGCGCCTCCGCGACGACCCGTCGCTCTGGGACACCGGGGTCGAGGAGATGCTCCGGTACGGCTCGTCGATCCACAACTTCCGCCGCACCGTCCGCCACGACACCGAGCTCCGCGGCGTGCCCCTCAAGGCCGGCGACAAGGTCGTCATGTACTACGCGTCGGCCAACCGCGACGAGGACGTCTTCGACGACCCGCACACCTTCGACGTGGGCCGCACCCCGAACGACCACGTGACCTTCGGCGGCGGCGGCGTGCACTACTGCCTGGGCGCCAGCCTGGCCCGGGCCGAGATCAAGGCCACCATGCGCCAGATCGTCGACCGCCTCCCGAACATCGAGCTGGCGGGTCCCCCCGCCCGGCTCCGCAGCGACTTCGTCAACGGCATCAAGCGGATGCCCGTCACCTGGTGACGAGCCTCCCCGCGACCCGAAACCTCTGAACCTCCCAACCTCGAAAGGCAGCCACCACCATGCGCACCCCCCTCTGTGACGAGCTCGGCATCGAGTTCCCCATCTTCGCCTTCACCCACTGCCGTGACGTCGTCGTCGCGGTGTCCAAGGCCGGCGGCTTCGGCGTGCTCGGCGCCGTGGGCTTCTCGCCCGAGCAGCTCGAGATCGAGCTGAACTGGATCGACGAGCACATCGGCGACCACCCCTACGGCGTCGACATCGTCATCCCCAACAAGTACGAGGGCATGGACGCCGACATGTCGACCGAGGATCTGACGAAGATGCTCCAGGACATGGTCCCCCAGGGCCACCTCGACTTCGCCCGCAACCTGCTGCGCGACCACGGCGTGCCGGTGGACGACGCCGACGACAACACCCTCCAGCTCCTCGGCTGGACGGAGGCCACGGCCACCCCGCAGGTCGAGATCGCCCTCCAGCACCCGAAGATGACGCTGATCGCCAACGCCCTCGGCACCCCGCCGCCGGACATGATCACCCACATCCACGAGGCCGGCCGGAAGGTCGCCGCCCTCTGCGGCTCGCCGTACCAGGCCATGAAGCACGCCGCCGCCGACGTCGACATCATCATCGCCCAGGGCGGCGAGGGCGGCGGCCACTGCGGTGAAGTCGGCTCCATCGTGTTGTGGCCCCAGGTGGTCAAGGCCGTGGCCCCCCGCCCGGTGCTCGCCGCCGGCGGCATCGGCAGTGGCCAGCAGATCGCGGCGGCGCTCGCCCTCGGCTGCCAGGGCGCCTGGTCGGGCTCGCAGTGGCTGATGGTCGAGGAGTCCGAGAACACGCCCGTGCAGCAGAACGCCTACATCGAGGCCGGCTCGCGCGAC is part of the Acidimicrobiales bacterium genome and encodes:
- a CDS encoding TetR/AcrR family transcriptional regulator, encoding MATQGERRADTRRRLLLAAAELFAERGVDGTSIDAIAERADRTSGAVYDHFGGKAGVLFALLDTWVEELGVVIGAELATATTLEERLGVLWRNVSEPVVGGDRWISLELELWTHAARNPDAREHLVRRYRGAWRGIVALADRSGDASPEVGPAVIGVLLGLELMRRVDPATVTDELAVSALVGVVAGTTHAIDPMTGAATS
- a CDS encoding cytochrome P450, translated to MTELEGIDLLAETWGRGIPHDQFDRLRREAPVYWHPEPDDTGFWAVTKHADVRQISHDWETFSSELGATFIPTQDEESMAQLSLSILNMDPPKHNRVRRLVSRAFTPRMVARLVEDIEQRAERVIDDVIDRGEAEFVSEIAGQVPVQMICEMIGLEKEEWPRMFEASNLLIGSRDDPEYAHVNPELASMEVYALCDAVAEDRRQNPRDDLMTALVEAELDGERLDNMELNLFFISLVVAGNETTRNLINLSLLALLDNPDQAQRLRDDPSLWDTGVEEMLRYGSSIHNFRRTVRHDTELRGVPLKAGDKVVMYYASANRDEDVFDDPHTFDVGRTPNDHVTFGGGGVHYCLGASLARAEIKATMRQIVDRLPNIELAGPPARLRSDFVNGIKRMPVTW
- a CDS encoding nitronate monooxygenase translates to MRTPLCDELGIEFPIFAFTHCRDVVVAVSKAGGFGVLGAVGFSPEQLEIELNWIDEHIGDHPYGVDIVIPNKYEGMDADMSTEDLTKMLQDMVPQGHLDFARNLLRDHGVPVDDADDNTLQLLGWTEATATPQVEIALQHPKMTLIANALGTPPPDMITHIHEAGRKVAALCGSPYQAMKHAAADVDIIIAQGGEGGGHCGEVGSIVLWPQVVKAVAPRPVLAAGGIGSGQQIAAALALGCQGAWSGSQWLMVEESENTPVQQNAYIEAGSRDTVRSRSFTGKPCRMLRNDWTEAWQTEGNPEPLGMPLQYMVSGMAVSATHRYPDQTVDVAFNPVGQVVGQFEKVEKTGAVIERWVNEYLEATEHLDALNAAAAGV